From Kitasatospora sp. MAP12-44:
CCTGGACGAGATCGGCAGGGAACTGCCCGGAGCGCAGAGCAAGGCTGTGCGCCTGCACGACGAGGTGGTGCGCGCCGAGCAGGACGAGCAGACCAGGCGCGCCGAACTCGCCACCCAGGAGGAGGCGGTGATCCGTCGCGGGCGGGCCCTGCGCACCGCCCTGGCGACGCCCGACATCGTCCGCGGGGCGGCCCTCGGCGAGCACCTCGGTGAGCTCTCCATCCCCGACCCCGTCCACGAGGACGCCAGGACCAGGCTGAGAGCCCTGCAGGCCCTGGTCGAGGCCGCCCACCGCAGCCTCGACCCCGAGCGCCACGACGCCTCCGACACCACGCTGCTCAACCGCTTCAGCGAACTGCGGGACCAGCTCGCCGGAGGATACGACGCCACCCTGGAGGAGCCCGACGGCATCAAGGTCTGCCGCCTCGTCGACGACACCGGCCCGCACGATGTGGCCTTGGTCGGTGAGCGCATCGCCACCCAGGCCGCCGACGCGCGAGCCCGGCTCACCAACCGCGAGCGGGAGGTCTTCCAGCGGTTCCTCACCGGCGAGTTGGGCGATCATCTCTCCTCGCAGATGCTTGCCGCCGGAGCGCTGGTCGACGCCCTCAACGCCACCCTGCGGTCCGTCCGCACCTCGCACGGCCTCGGCGTCGAGCTCGACTGGCGGTTGGCCGACACCGTCGACGCGGATGTGCGGGCCGCCGTCGACCTGCTCCGCAGCCCGTCCGGCCTGCGGACCCGCGAGCAGTCGGAACAGCTGCGGGAGGTCCTGCAGCGCCGGATCGAGGACGCGCGCCGCGCTGATCCGGCAGTCGGCTACGCCGCCCATCTGCGGACCGCACTCGACTACCGGATGTGGTTCACCTTCCAGCCATGGGTGCTGGACGAGTCCTCGACCGCCCGCCGCAGGAAGTTCACCGGGCGCACTGGGCTCAGCCAGGGCGAGCAGCGCGTCCTCTCCTATCTCGCGCTCTTCGCCGCGGCCGCCGCGCAGTTCACCACACTGGCCGAGAGTGCCCCGCACGCACCCCGGCTGATCCTGCTGGACGACGCCTTCGCCAAGGTCGACGAGCCGACGCACGGCAGGCTCGGCCGCATCCTGGTCGATCTCGACCTCGACTTCGTCCTCACCAGCGAGCGCCTGATGGGCAATTGGCCCGACGTGCCGGCGCTGCAGATCTACGAGTGCCTGCGCGACCCGCACGTTCGCGGGGTCGCCACCCTGCACTACACCTGGAACGGACGCAACCGACGGCTGGTGAGCGTGTGACCCTGCCCGCGCAGACCCTCGGGTTCCTGGCGCAGCCCGCCCTCGGCCGCTTGTGGACCGCGGTCCGCCACCGCCTGGAGCGCAACGGACTGCAAGCGGTCGGCAGCATCCGCCTGGACGGCCTCAGCGCGGTGGAGCACCAGGCGCTGTCGCTGCTGCTCGGCCGCCGGACCAGCGGCGCCGCCACCACGGTCCGGCTCGCGGAGCTGGACGCCCGACTGCGATCCACGGCGGCCGGTTGCGGCCTGAGCACGGCCGTCGAACACCTGGGGCCACCGCTGACCGACCGGCGCGCCGCACGGGACACCGGTCGACAGGCGCGGACCGCGCTCTGGGCGGCCGTCGACGCCGCTGTGGCCGCCTCCCCGCTCGCCGGTCAGGAGTGGGTGAGCGGCTGGCTGGACGAGCTGCGCCGCAGCGGCGCCGTCGGCAGGCTGTCCCCGCAGGACGCCGCAGGCCTGCTCCGCCAGGCCGTCCAGGTCCTCGGCGTGCTGCGCCCGGGGCGGGACGAGGAGGCGCCGCCGTACGGCCGAGGGGAGCTCGCCACCCGGGTGACCGGCACTGCCCACGGGCTGGACGACGACACCGCCCTGTCCCGCCTGGTCCTGCGGGGCCTCGCGCAGGCGATGGGTACCGAGCCGCCTTCGAGCGCGCCCGGTCGCCGCGCGCTGTGGCGGGCCGCATCCGTGGTCCCGGACGAGGTGTCGAGCACCGTGCTCACCTACGGCCTGCGTCCGACGGGCGGAGGGTGGCGCCGGCGGGCTCTGCGGGAACGGGCCGACCACCACGCCGAAACCCATCTGACGCTGCGTGAACTGCACGCCCTCGAGCTCGAGTTGACGCCGGACACCCCGGTGTATATCTGCGAGAACCCCCGGGTGGTCGAGGCCGCGGCCGAAGCCCGCTGCACCGGCGCGCTGGTCTGCACCTCCGGCAGCGCCTCCACCGTCGTACTTGAGCTGCTCGACGCCCTCGCGGCCGCCGGCCAACCGCTGCGCTACCACGGCGACTTCGACTGGCCGGGCATCGCTCTCGCCAACCGCGTCATGCGCCGCTGCGCGGCCGGGCCGTGGCGGATGGCGAGCCAGGACTACGAACAACTCGCCGCCCACGCCCGGTCGCAGGGAACCCCGCCGCTCCCGCTCGTCGGCGCTCTCGTGCAGGCGAGTTGGGACGCCGGCCTCGCCGCCGCCATGACGGCGTCGAACGCGGCCCTGCACGAGGAGTCGGCACTCGACTGGCTGATCGCCGACCTGGCGCCGGAGTAGCGCAGCAGGAATCCATGCTCTACTCGGCCCCTACCTCCTGCCGGCATGAGGCGACGAACCGCAGCAGGTGCTCATTGACCAGGTCGGGGCGCTCCAGGTTGAGTCCGTGGCCGGCCCGCTGCACGATCTCGGCCCGGACCCCCGGGATCAGCGCGGTGACCCTCTGCAGTACCTGGCGTGGGCGGAGCAGGGCGCTGCGGCTTCCCACCAGGACGAGGGTGGGCAGCCTGATGGACCTCAGTTCCTCGTCGGTGAACGGCCTGGCCGCGGGGCGGGTACTCGGCTTGAAGGTGCGCATGCCCAGCATCAGGGGAGCGATCATCTCGGGCGGTGAACTGAGTGCGGGGTTGGCGAGCAGCCGTCCCAGCGCCGGACGCAGCCGCCGCGGGGCGAGCATCCCGAACAGGCCGCCGATCATATGCGCGTAGAACCGGGCGGGGACCTTCTCGATGCCGCCCGGGTCCAGCGGTGCGACCGACGCGAGGCGCTCGGGCCCGTGGATGGCCTGGTTGAGGGCCAGCCAGCCACCGTAGGACAGACCGACCAGATGGATCCGCTCCAGTCCGAGACGGGCGAAGACCTCGCCGAGCCAGGCGGCGTTCTCCTCGGAGCCGGCTGCGACAGCGCGCTGAACACCACGGCCGGGGTCGTCCAAGGTGTCGATCGCATAGACCGGGTGATTCTCGCCCAGAGCGGCGATCTGGGGGTACCAGTTGGACGCGTGCCCGGCGTGGCCGTGCAGCAGCACGATCGGCTCGCCGGTCCGGGGCCCGTAGCGGTGGACGTGGACGGTGCCGTAGGCGGTCTCGACGTCCAGTTCCTCGCGCGGGGCCGGCCACAACTCCATGGCGCGGTCGTACGCCTCAAGGAATTTCGTCCGGGCCTCCTCGGAGGCGAAGCGTCCGACGCTTGTCCTGGTCATGATCCCTCCCGGTGGATGAAGCAGCATTTGATGGTATGTTTGTACCATAAAAACGTTCGAAGGGAGCCCGATGCCGAAGCTGGTGGATCACGAGGAGCGACGGGCCCAGATCATCGACGCCCTGCTCCGTGCGGCGGCGGACACCGGACTGCACGCCGTCACCATGCGGTCGGTCGCGGTCGAGGCGGGCATCTCGGTGCGGCTCGTGCAGTACTACTTCGACACCAAAGAGCAGCTGCTCCTCGCCGCACTCACCCGCCTGGCCGTACGCATGGGCGAGCGGGTTCGCGACCGGGTGAGGGCGGTCGGATCCTCGACGGCTCCGCGCGACATCGTCCGGGCGGTCCTGCTCGAAGCCATCCCGGCCGACGAGGAAAGCCGCACCTTCCACCTCGTCTACACCGAGTACGCGGTGCTCTCCGTCACCGACCCCGTACTCGCCGGCCAGCCGTTCCTCGCGGCCCCCAACGAGATGGAGGACTTCCTGGTCGGCCGGCTGACCGCCGCCCAGCAGGCGGGTGACACCGACCCGCGCCTGGACGCCCGTCAGGAGGCCGTCATCCTCCTGGCAGCCTCCGCCGGCCTCGGCCTCAGCGTCCTGCTCGGCCAACGGACGGCGAACGACGCGGCCGCTGTCCTGCACTACCACCTCGGCCGGCTGTTCCCCGATGCGCAAGCCTCCGACGGCTGTAGCCAAGCAGAGAAAGTTCCCGGCGAGCCGAGTTTCACTCGAACTAATGATTGATTACGACTTTCTGGTGGGCGGGTGGTGCCTCTCAGTAGCGTCTGTGCCACGAGCTGACCGAGTGTCAGCAGTGGTTCGACGGGTGTGGGAGAGGGTGGGGAGACATGGCTGTGCGCAGGTCACCAGGGCGGGTATCGCCGGAGGGCGGCGACGCGATGGGTGGCGCGGTGGGTGACGCGAGGGGTGACGCGGCGCAGGACGTTGCGGACGCGTCGGGCGGCGGTTCGCTCGGCGGGGCGGCGGGGCTGACGCGCCGCCGATTGCTGGCCGGCTCCGCCGCGCTGGGTGGCGGGGTCTGGCTGCTGCGCGGCATGGTCGGGCCCGACACGGCCTCGGCGGACGCGGCCTCGGGAGCCGTCCCGCCCGCCTTCCCCGCCGGGATCGAGCTCTACCAGCGGGTCTTCGAGAACTGGGCCGGCGAGATCCACACCGACCAGCTCTGGACGTGCGCGCCGCGCACCCCGCAGGACGTGGTGACCCTGGCGAACTGGGCCAACGCACAGGGCTGGCGATTGCGCGCCCAGGGGTATCGGCACACCTGGGCGCCGCTCACGGTGGCGGACGGCACGCCGTCCTCGACCGCCGTGCTGCTGCTGGACACCACCCGGTACCTCACCGCGGTGGGGCTGGCCACCGAGCCGGGCGGCCTGCCCGCCGTCCGCGCGCAGGCCGGCGCGGGGATGGAGCAGGTGCTCGCCTTCCTGGCCGGCCAGGGCCTCGGGGTCACCAGCTGCCCGGCCCCCGGCGATGTGACGGTCGGCGGCGTGCTCGCGATCGGTGGCCACGGCACCGCCGTCCCGGCCGCGGGGGAGAGCCCGCTGCCCGGCCACGGCTACGGGTCGGTCAGCAATCTGGTCACCGAACTCACCGCCGTGGTGTGGGACGAGGGCGCCGGTCAGTACGTGCTGCGCACCTTCCAGCGCAGCGAGGCCGACAGCGCCGCCTTCCTGGTCCACCTGGGCCGGGCGTTCGTGACGGAGGCCGTGCTGCGGGCCGGCGCCGACCAGAACCTGCGCTGCGTCAGCCGCCTGGACATCCCGGCGAGCGAGCTCTTCGCGGCTCCGGGGGCGAGTTCCAGCTCGCGCCGGTTCGCCGACTTCCTGGAGCGGGACGGCCGGGTCGAGGCGATCTGGTTCGCCTTCACCGAGTACCCGTGGCTCAAGTCCTGGAGCGTCACCCCGGAGCAGCCGTTCAGCTCGCGGGCGGTCGACCAGCCCTACAACTACCCGTTCTCCGACAGCATCCCCACCCCGGTGGCCGACCTGGCCGGCCAACTGGTCGGCGGCTCCTGGGCCTTGGCACCGGTCTTCGGGCAACTCCAGTTCCTGATCGCCCGGCTCGGCCTGACCGGCGACCTCACCGACGTGCTGCTCTCCGGCGGCCTGCTGCGCGACCTGCTGACGCTGGACGTGATCACCCACCTGCTCGCGGACGGCCTGGGCTCCGACCTCTGGGGCCCCTCGCGGACCCTCCTACAGTACGTCCGGCCGACCACGCTGCGGATGACGGCCAACGGATACGCCGTGCTCGCCAAACGGGCCGACGTGCAGTGGGTGGTCAACCAGGTGACCTCGGGTTACCAGCAGCTGCTGACGGAGTACCAGGGGCGGGGCGCCTTCCCGATCAACGGCGCGGTGGAGATCCGGGTGACCGGCCTCGACGATCCGGCGGTGGTCGGCGTGCCGGGCGCCAGGGCGCCGCTGCTCTCCGCGCTCAGCCCGCGGCCCGACCACCCCGAGTGGGACGTCGCGGTCTGGTTCGACGTGCTGACGCTGCCCTCCACCCCGGGGCTGCACCAGTTCGGCCGCGATCTGGAGCAGTTCCTGCTGACCACCTTCGACGGCACCCGGGCCGCGCTGCGCGTCGAGTGGTCCAAGGGCTGGGCCTACACCGCCGACGCCACCTGGGCCGACCAGGACGTCATTACCAGGGTGATCCCGGACAGCCACCGGGCCGGCGGCGGCCCGGGCTGGGACGAGGCCGTGGCGACCCTGAACCGCTACGACCCGCACCACGTCTTCAGCACCCCGTTCCTGGACACCCTGCTGCGCTGAGCCGGTGGCCTCGCGCCCTCGCCCTCGCCCTAGCCCCGGCGTGGGCGCGAGGCCACGTCGCCGGGCCGCTGCGAACGGCGGAGAGTTGAGGGTGGACGCGACACGGAAGGGAGCAGACCGTGCCCGAGCAGCTCCAGCAGCAGCCGGCCGTGGCGGTGGGCCCGCCCCGGCGGTCGCATGGCCTGCCCCAACGCTGGCGCGGCCTGTTGCTGGGCGCCTACCTGCTGCTCGCCGCCGCCGTCGCGGCCGATCTGCTCACCGGCCCCGGGACCACCGTCTCGCCCGTGCTGGCCGCTGTCCCGGTGCTGGCCGGCACCGGCAGCCGCTCGGCGCGGGTCCCGCTCCTGGCCGGGCTGATCGCGCTGGTGGCGGTCGCGCTGCTCAGTCTGGCCAACCGCGACGTGCCCGCGTCCGTGCACGCGGCCGCCCTGATCGCCGTCGCGGCGGTCACCCTGGCCAGCGTTGCCAACGTCGTGCTGCTGCGCGCCCGCGACCGCGAGCTGCGCCAGGTCCGCACCGTCTCCGAGGCGGCCCAGCGGGCCCTGCTGCGCCCGGTGCCCGCGCGGATCGGCCCGCTGAGTCTGGCCGTCCGGTACGAGGCCGCCGCCGCGGAGGCCCGGATCGGCGGGGATCTCTATCAGGTGCTTGACACCCCGCACGGCGTGCGGATCCTGCTCGGCGATGTCCAGGGCAAGGGCCTGGGAGCCGTCGACACCGCCGCCGACGTCCTCGGAGCCTTCCGTGAGGCGGCCCGCACCGAGGCCGACCTTGCCGTGGTGGCCGAGCGGCTGGATTCCGCCCTCGCCCGCGGGTCGACGAGCGACCGCTTCGTGACCGCCGTCCTGGTCGGCCTGCCCGGGCGATCGGGAGTGGCGGAGGTCGTCAACTGCGGTCACCCCGCGCCGATGCTCCGGGTGCGCCGCACTGGCGCGGTCAGCGAGGTGCAGCCTCCCGGTTTCGCACCGCCGCTGGGCCTGCGCGAGCTGACCGGCGAGCACTACCTGGTCCGTGAGGTCGAGTTGCACCCCGGCGACCTACTGCTGCTCTACACCGACGGGGTGTCCGAGGCCAGGGACGCCGGCGGAGTGTTCTACCCACTGGCCACCCGGCTCGCCACACTGCCCGCCCACGACCCGGGCGGGCTGCTCGACCAACTCCTCGCCGACGTCGAGGCCTACGTCGTGGGCGGGCTGACGGATGACGCGGCGCTGCTGGCCGTCCGCCGCGAGGTCTGAGAGCCGCCCCGGGCTCCGGCTCCGGGCACCCCGTGCCGTCAGCGGCCCGCAGGCCACCCAGCACAATGAGCGCCATGAGTACCCATGACGAGAAGGACAGCCCCGAGCCGGACCACCTCGCCGCACTGCTCCATCGCCGGCTCGACCGGATCGAGGCCCTGCTCGGCTCCGGAGCGTCCGTGGACAGCACGGTGACCGGTGCCGACGCTGACGGGGTTCCGCAGGCCGAGGCCGGCCCGGGCATCCCCACCCGCCCGGGCATCCCCACCCGCCCGGCCTGGCGGGCCGAGACCGAGGCCGAGCAGCGCTGGGCGGTGACGGTCGCGATCCTCTCCGCTGTCGCGCTGCAGTTCTTCCTGCCGGCCCGGCTGAGCATCCACCCGCGCTGGCTGCTGCCCGCCCTGGAGGTCGGCCTGCTGATCGCGCTGGTCGCGATGAACCCGCACCGCCGCCTCGACCAGAGCTCGCGGGTGCTGCGCGCGCTGAGCCTGGCCCTGGTCGCGGCGATCAGCCTCGCCAACGGCTGGTCGGCGGTCAAGCTGGTCCGCGAGCTGGTCACCGGCGCCGGAGCGCCCACCGCGCTCGGACTGCTCGGTACCGGCGCCGCCGTCTGGGCGACCAATGTGATCGCCTTCGCGCTCTGGTACTGGGAGTGGGACCGCGGCGGCCCGGCGGCCCGTGCCCGCGGCACCGCCGACTACCCCGACCTGCTCTTCCCGCAGATGCAGCAGCCGGACATCGCCCCGCCCAACTGGGAACCGGGGTTCTTCGACTACCTCTACGTGGCCTACACCAACGCGACCGCTTTCAGCCCGACGGACACTATGCCGCTCTCGCTCTGGGCCAAGATGCTGATGATGCTGCAGTCGGCGGTGTCGCTGCTGACGGTGGTGCTGGTGGTGGCCCGGGCGGTCAACATCCTGCAGTGACCGCGTGGCACGCCGCCCGCTGCGGCGAGAGGCTGGACCCGTGCCCCGGGGAGACCGGGGCGAGTCCATCCGAGGAGGTCCGGTCGAGATGGCCGAGCTGACACCAGCGCCGCAGGTCTGGCCCAGTCTGCGGTCCCGCGACGCCCGCGCGCTGATCCGCTTCCTGACGGAGGCGTTCGGGTTCGAGGAGGTCGTGGTCTACGGCGAGGGCGAGCTGGTGCACCACGCCCAGCTGGCCTGGCCGGAGGGCGGCGGCATCATGCTGGGCAGCGCCCGGGAGACCCCGGACGACCGCTGGCCCCTGGTCCCCGGCTCGTTCGGCGCCTACGTGGTGACCGATCACCCCGACGCGCTGTACGCGCGCGCCAAGGCCGCCGGCGCCGAGATCACCAGCGAGCCGCACGACACCGACTACGGTTCGCGCGACTTCGCCGCCCGCGATCCGGAGGGAAACCGCTGGTCGTTCGGCACCTATCGGGGTGAACCGCGCAAAACCCCCTGAGCGTGACCTGCTGATGATCGATCTCACCCGGTCGGCGGAAATAACCCGGCGGCCCGGGCGGGCTGAGCTGGGTGGAGGTGTGGCGCCATGGGCGATGAGCAGACGTACCAACCGGAGCAGACGGTCCAACCGAAGCAGACGGACCAGCCGGGGCAGGCGTACCGGACAGAGCACGACTCGATGGGCGAGGTGAGGGTTCCCGCCCACGCGAAGTGGCAGGCGCAGACCCAGCGGGCGGTGCAGAACTTCCCGGTCTCCGGGCAGCGCCTGGGCCGCGCGCATATCGCGGCGCTGGCCGCGATCAAGGCCGCGGCGGCCAAGGTCAACGCCGAGCTGGGCATCCTGGAGGAGCCGGTGGCCGGGGCGATCGTCTCGGCCGCGGAGGAGGTGGCGCAGGGCCGCTGGGACGAGCACTTCCCGGTGGACGTCTTCCAGACCGGCTCGGGCACCTCCTCCAACATGAACACCAACGAGGTGGTGGCCACCCTGGCGAGCGAGCGGCTGGGCAGCCCGGTCCACCCGAACGACCACGTCAACGCGAGCCAGTCGTCCAACGACGTCTTCCCGTCCTCGATCCACATCGCCGCCACCCAGGCGGTCACCGACGACCTGCTGCCGGCGCTGGCCCAGTTGGAGGCGGCGCTGGAGAGCAAGGCGGGCGAGTTCGCCCAGGTCGTCAAGGCGGGCCGGACACACCTGATGGACGCCACGCCCGTCACGCTCGGCCAGGAGTTCGGTGGTTACGCGGCCCAGGTCCGCTACGGCCAGGAGCGGCTGCGCGCGACCCTGCCGCGGGTCGCCGAGCTGCCGCTGGGCGGTACCGCCGTCGGCACCGGCATCAACACCCCGCCCGGCTT
This genomic window contains:
- a CDS encoding TIGR02679 family protein; this translates as MTLPAQTLGFLAQPALGRLWTAVRHRLERNGLQAVGSIRLDGLSAVEHQALSLLLGRRTSGAATTVRLAELDARLRSTAAGCGLSTAVEHLGPPLTDRRAARDTGRQARTALWAAVDAAVAASPLAGQEWVSGWLDELRRSGAVGRLSPQDAAGLLRQAVQVLGVLRPGRDEEAPPYGRGELATRVTGTAHGLDDDTALSRLVLRGLAQAMGTEPPSSAPGRRALWRAASVVPDEVSSTVLTYGLRPTGGGWRRRALRERADHHAETHLTLRELHALELELTPDTPVYICENPRVVEAAAEARCTGALVCTSGSASTVVLELLDALAAAGQPLRYHGDFDWPGIALANRVMRRCAAGPWRMASQDYEQLAAHARSQGTPPLPLVGALVQASWDAGLAAAMTASNAALHEESALDWLIADLAPE
- a CDS encoding alpha/beta fold hydrolase, with translation MTRTSVGRFASEEARTKFLEAYDRAMELWPAPREELDVETAYGTVHVHRYGPRTGEPIVLLHGHAGHASNWYPQIAALGENHPVYAIDTLDDPGRGVQRAVAAGSEENAAWLGEVFARLGLERIHLVGLSYGGWLALNQAIHGPERLASVAPLDPGGIEKVPARFYAHMIGGLFGMLAPRRLRPALGRLLANPALSSPPEMIAPLMLGMRTFKPSTRPAARPFTDEELRSIRLPTLVLVGSRSALLRPRQVLQRVTALIPGVRAEIVQRAGHGLNLERPDLVNEHLLRFVASCRQEVGAE
- a CDS encoding TetR/AcrR family transcriptional regulator — its product is MPKLVDHEERRAQIIDALLRAAADTGLHAVTMRSVAVEAGISVRLVQYYFDTKEQLLLAALTRLAVRMGERVRDRVRAVGSSTAPRDIVRAVLLEAIPADEESRTFHLVYTEYAVLSVTDPVLAGQPFLAAPNEMEDFLVGRLTAAQQAGDTDPRLDARQEAVILLAASAGLGLSVLLGQRTANDAAAVLHYHLGRLFPDAQASDGCSQAEKVPGEPSFTRTND
- a CDS encoding cholesterol oxidase substrate-binding domain-containing protein, which produces MAVRRSPGRVSPEGGDAMGGAVGDARGDAAQDVADASGGGSLGGAAGLTRRRLLAGSAALGGGVWLLRGMVGPDTASADAASGAVPPAFPAGIELYQRVFENWAGEIHTDQLWTCAPRTPQDVVTLANWANAQGWRLRAQGYRHTWAPLTVADGTPSSTAVLLLDTTRYLTAVGLATEPGGLPAVRAQAGAGMEQVLAFLAGQGLGVTSCPAPGDVTVGGVLAIGGHGTAVPAAGESPLPGHGYGSVSNLVTELTAVVWDEGAGQYVLRTFQRSEADSAAFLVHLGRAFVTEAVLRAGADQNLRCVSRLDIPASELFAAPGASSSSRRFADFLERDGRVEAIWFAFTEYPWLKSWSVTPEQPFSSRAVDQPYNYPFSDSIPTPVADLAGQLVGGSWALAPVFGQLQFLIARLGLTGDLTDVLLSGGLLRDLLTLDVITHLLADGLGSDLWGPSRTLLQYVRPTTLRMTANGYAVLAKRADVQWVVNQVTSGYQQLLTEYQGRGAFPINGAVEIRVTGLDDPAVVGVPGARAPLLSALSPRPDHPEWDVAVWFDVLTLPSTPGLHQFGRDLEQFLLTTFDGTRAALRVEWSKGWAYTADATWADQDVITRVIPDSHRAGGGPGWDEAVATLNRYDPHHVFSTPFLDTLLR
- a CDS encoding PP2C family protein-serine/threonine phosphatase; amino-acid sequence: MPEQLQQQPAVAVGPPRRSHGLPQRWRGLLLGAYLLLAAAVAADLLTGPGTTVSPVLAAVPVLAGTGSRSARVPLLAGLIALVAVALLSLANRDVPASVHAAALIAVAAVTLASVANVVLLRARDRELRQVRTVSEAAQRALLRPVPARIGPLSLAVRYEAAAAEARIGGDLYQVLDTPHGVRILLGDVQGKGLGAVDTAADVLGAFREAARTEADLAVVAERLDSALARGSTSDRFVTAVLVGLPGRSGVAEVVNCGHPAPMLRVRRTGAVSEVQPPGFAPPLGLRELTGEHYLVREVELHPGDLLLLYTDGVSEARDAGGVFYPLATRLATLPAHDPGGLLDQLLADVEAYVVGGLTDDAALLAVRREV
- a CDS encoding VOC family protein produces the protein MAELTPAPQVWPSLRSRDARALIRFLTEAFGFEEVVVYGEGELVHHAQLAWPEGGGIMLGSARETPDDRWPLVPGSFGAYVVTDHPDALYARAKAAGAEITSEPHDTDYGSRDFAARDPEGNRWSFGTYRGEPRKTP
- a CDS encoding class II fumarate hydratase, with the protein product MGDEQTYQPEQTVQPKQTDQPGQAYRTEHDSMGEVRVPAHAKWQAQTQRAVQNFPVSGQRLGRAHIAALAAIKAAAAKVNAELGILEEPVAGAIVSAAEEVAQGRWDEHFPVDVFQTGSGTSSNMNTNEVVATLASERLGSPVHPNDHVNASQSSNDVFPSSIHIAATQAVTDDLLPALAQLEAALESKAGEFAQVVKAGRTHLMDATPVTLGQEFGGYAAQVRYGQERLRATLPRVAELPLGGTAVGTGINTPPGFSAAVIAELARATGLPLTEARNHFEAQGARDALVELSGQLRTVAVGLTKIVNDLRWMASGPRTGLGEINLPDLQPGSSIMPGKVNPVIPEVVAMVAAQVVGNDATVAMAGASGNFELNVMLPVIARNLLESVRLLASASRLLAERTVDGVTANVERARHYAESSPSVVTPLNRYIGYEEAAKVAKQALAESRTIRQVVIDRGYVERGLLTEAQLDEALDVLRMTHP